In Leptodesmis sichuanensis A121, the following are encoded in one genomic region:
- a CDS encoding phosphoribosyltransferase has protein sequence MDTGITTTTVLAYLERYQPASLKLCSLLDKPARRRVPVTIDYLGFTVPDRFIVGYGIDYAQQYRQLPEIYALEE, from the coding sequence GTGGATACCGGGATTACCACTACAACCGTTTTGGCTTACTTGGAGCGCTATCAACCTGCGTCCCTAAAGCTGTGCTCCTTGCTCGACAAACCTGCTCGCCGACGAGTGCCCGTCACGATCGACTATCTGGGATTCACGGTTCCCGATCGCTTCATCGTGGGCTACGGAATCGATTATGCCCAGCAATATCGGCAACTTCCCGAAATTTATGCCCTGGAGGAATAG